One Bacteroidota bacterium DNA segment encodes these proteins:
- a CDS encoding amidohydrolase family protein, whose translation MKILLPVFLSFITISAFAQDKPKWDVSNPPGPYKEVTITTHEGTWMNLDVSPDGNTLVFDMLGDIYSLPVAGGTAALLRGGHAFEVQPRFSPDGKKICFTSDAGGGDNVWVMDADGKNAKQITQEDFRLLNNPVWTPDGQYIIARKHFTSSRSLGAGEMWMYHITGGSGIQLTKRKNDQQDVNEPALSPDGRYLYFSEDMYPGGYFQYNKDPNSQIYIIRRYDRETGELRDLISGPGGACRPQASPDGKQLAFVRRVRTQTVLYVHNLQTGQQIPVFDKLSKDQQEAWAIFGVYTGYNWLPDNIHIVIWAQGKLWKINTQTQQAAEIPFTATATHRIHDAVKFRQEVSPSTFEAKMIRHAITSPDGKTLVFSAVGYLWKKELPNGTPVRLSTQADAFEFEPVFSPDNKKLLYVTWNDTTTGAIWEYEFKKGKTKKITTEKGIFREPAYSSDGKKIVYRKEGGNDHQGFTYCENTGIYIADTDGKNVQLVSEDGSNPVFTADGKNIYYQQGKKYFEVDLSGNNKKELFTSEYGKDYTPSPDGKWIAFTDLHKAYIIPVPKSGKTFDLNRNTKAVPVSQVARDAGFNLHWSGDSKKLHYTLGEEYFTVEIKNRFLFVEGAADSIVPVDTVGIKIGLQLKTDKPAGTKLLTNARIITVDNNNNVIENGYILIKDNIITDIGLMTDVWKTSPKADDTIDCSGKTIMPGLVDVHAHLGTFRQGLHPQKHWPYYASLAYGITTTHDPSSNSEMVFTQSEMVKYGSMIGPRVYSTGTILYGADGDFKAVVNSLEDAKSAIRRTKALGAFSVKSYNQPRREQRQQVIEAARQLSIMVVPEGGSFFYHNMSMILDGHTGIEHNIPVAPAYNDVIQLWSASQTGYTPTLIVNYGGVNGEYYWYQHTNVWEKERLLNFTPRGIIDERSRHRTMIPEEEYENGHILVSKSCKQLSDSGVKVNLGSHGQIQGIGAHWELWMLAQGGMSAMEAIRSATMNGAQYIGMGDQIGSLEPGKLADLLIMDKNPLDTITNTESLRYTMINGRLYDCNTLNEVNSPKKRAPFWWENNGYNATFHWHEETNSFMPTQCGCGGHHGE comes from the coding sequence ATGAAAATACTGCTGCCTGTTTTTCTTTCATTTATTACAATAAGCGCATTCGCACAAGACAAACCCAAGTGGGACGTTAGCAACCCGCCGGGGCCGTATAAAGAAGTTACCATCACCACCCACGAGGGTACGTGGATGAACCTCGACGTGAGCCCCGATGGCAACACCCTTGTATTTGATATGCTGGGCGATATATACAGCCTGCCCGTTGCGGGCGGCACAGCCGCGCTGTTACGCGGCGGTCATGCCTTTGAGGTGCAGCCCCGCTTTAGTCCCGATGGTAAAAAAATATGCTTTACCAGCGATGCAGGCGGCGGCGATAACGTGTGGGTGATGGATGCCGACGGTAAAAACGCCAAACAAATTACCCAAGAAGATTTCCGTTTGCTAAACAACCCCGTGTGGACACCCGACGGGCAATACATTATTGCGCGCAAGCATTTTACCAGCAGCCGTTCATTAGGCGCGGGCGAAATGTGGATGTACCACATCACTGGCGGCAGCGGCATACAGCTTACCAAACGCAAAAACGACCAGCAGGACGTGAACGAGCCAGCCCTTTCGCCCGATGGCCGCTACCTGTACTTTAGCGAGGATATGTACCCCGGCGGCTATTTCCAGTACAACAAAGACCCCAACAGCCAGATATACATCATTCGCCGTTACGACCGCGAAACAGGCGAATTGCGAGACCTTATCAGCGGGCCCGGCGGTGCTTGCCGTCCCCAAGCCAGTCCTGACGGAAAACAACTGGCTTTTGTGCGCCGTGTACGCACCCAAACCGTGCTGTACGTGCACAACCTGCAAACGGGGCAACAAATCCCCGTGTTTGATAAACTAAGCAAAGACCAGCAAGAAGCATGGGCCATTTTCGGTGTGTACACAGGCTACAACTGGCTGCCCGATAACATCCACATCGTTATTTGGGCGCAGGGCAAGCTGTGGAAGATAAACACCCAAACCCAACAAGCGGCTGAAATTCCGTTTACGGCCACCGCCACGCACCGTATACACGATGCGGTGAAATTCAGGCAGGAAGTGTCGCCCTCCACCTTCGAGGCCAAAATGATACGCCACGCCATCACCTCTCCCGACGGGAAAACCCTTGTGTTCTCTGCCGTAGGTTATTTATGGAAAAAAGAATTGCCCAACGGAACGCCTGTGCGCCTCTCTACCCAAGCCGATGCGTTTGAATTTGAGCCTGTTTTCAGTCCCGATAATAAAAAACTGTTATACGTTACGTGGAACGATACCACCACGGGTGCTATTTGGGAATACGAGTTTAAAAAAGGAAAAACCAAAAAAATAACTACTGAAAAAGGTATTTTCCGCGAGCCCGCTTACTCGTCTGACGGTAAAAAAATAGTGTACCGCAAAGAAGGTGGCAACGACCACCAAGGCTTTACCTATTGCGAAAATACTGGCATATATATAGCCGATACCGATGGTAAAAACGTACAGTTAGTTAGCGAAGACGGGAGCAATCCTGTTTTTACTGCCGATGGAAAAAATATTTATTACCAACAGGGTAAAAAGTATTTCGAGGTGGATTTATCGGGCAATAACAAAAAAGAATTATTTACTTCAGAGTACGGAAAAGACTACACCCCAAGTCCCGACGGAAAATGGATAGCCTTTACCGATTTGCACAAAGCCTACATTATCCCTGTTCCAAAATCGGGCAAAACCTTTGATTTGAACCGCAACACCAAAGCCGTGCCCGTTTCGCAAGTAGCACGCGATGCCGGTTTCAACCTGCATTGGAGCGGCGATAGCAAAAAACTGCATTATACATTGGGCGAAGAATATTTTACGGTAGAAATTAAAAACCGTTTCCTTTTTGTAGAGGGTGCAGCCGATAGCATTGTACCCGTTGATACCGTTGGGATAAAAATAGGTTTGCAATTAAAAACCGATAAACCCGCAGGTACAAAACTGCTTACCAATGCCCGCATAATCACCGTTGATAATAATAACAACGTGATAGAAAACGGGTATATTTTAATTAAAGACAATATTATCACCGATATAGGCTTGATGACCGATGTTTGGAAAACCAGCCCCAAAGCGGATGATACCATTGATTGCAGCGGCAAAACCATTATGCCCGGTTTGGTGGATGTACACGCGCATTTGGGTACTTTCCGTCAAGGCTTGCACCCGCAAAAACACTGGCCATACTATGCAAGTCTGGCATACGGAATCACCACCACGCACGACCCCAGCAGTAACAGCGAAATGGTATTTACCCAAAGCGAGATGGTGAAATATGGCAGTATGATTGGTCCCCGTGTATACTCAACAGGGACGATATTGTACGGTGCCGACGGCGATTTTAAGGCCGTGGTAAATAGTTTAGAGGATGCTAAATCGGCGATACGTAGGACTAAAGCATTGGGTGCTTTTTCGGTGAAAAGCTACAACCAACCTCGCCGCGAGCAACGCCAGCAGGTGATTGAAGCAGCCCGTCAGTTGAGCATCATGGTAGTACCCGAAGGCGGTTCGTTCTTCTACCACAACATGAGCATGATTTTAGACGGCCATACGGGCATTGAACACAACATACCCGTTGCTCCTGCATATAATGACGTAATACAACTGTGGAGTGCCAGCCAAACGGGATACACGCCCACGCTGATTGTAAACTATGGCGGCGTAAACGGCGAATATTACTGGTACCAGCACACCAACGTGTGGGAAAAGGAACGTTTGCTCAACTTTACCCCTCGCGGCATTATTGACGAGCGCAGCCGCCACCGCACCATGATACCCGAAGAAGAATACGAAAACGGGCACATTTTGGTAAGTAAGTCGTGCAAACAACTAAGCGATAGCGGTGTGAAGGTGAATTTGGGCAGTCATGGACAGATACAAGGCATTGGCGCACATTGGGAACTATGGATGCTGGCACAGGGCGGTATGAGTGCGATGGAAGCCATACGCAGTGCTACGATGAACGGTGCGCAATACATCGGCATGGGCGACCAAATAGGCAGCCTTGAACCCGGTAAACTGGCCGATTTGCTGATTATGGATAAAAACCCGCTGGATACGATTACTAATACCGAAAGCCTTCGCTACACTATGATAAACGGCCGTTTATACGATTGCAATACGCTGAACGAAGTAAACAGCCCTAAAAAACGCGCACCGTTTTGGTGGGAAAACAATGGCTACAACGCCACCTTCCATTGGCACGAAGAAACCAACAGCTTTATGCCCACCCAATGCGGTTGCGGCGGCCATCACGGGGAGTGA
- a CDS encoding GIY-YIG nuclease family protein, with product MKRVGYTYILTNANNTTLYVGVTADLMKRMEEHINKKFPNSFSAKYNLTTLVWFEGFNHIEEAIAREKQLKAGSRKRKEELINTINPKWENLYLKIISGEIEV from the coding sequence ATGAAACGTGTCGGCTATACTTACATTCTAACAAATGCTAATAACACCACATTATATGTTGGGGTTACTGCTGATTTGATGAAAAGAATGGAGGAGCATATTAATAAGAAGTTTCCCAATAGTTTTTCAGCAAAATACAATTTAACAACGCTGGTTTGGTTTGAAGGGTTTAACCACATAGAAGAAGCCATTGCAAGAGAAAAACAATTAAAAGCAGGGAGTAGAAAACGAAAAGAGGAGTTGATAAATACTATAAATCCCAAGTGGGAAAATTTATACCTCAAGATTATTTCGGGGGAGATTGAGGTTTAA
- the serS gene encoding serine--tRNA ligase — translation MLQLSYLRENTNEAIERLSKKIANAKEGVEAVLLVDDKRRAAQKELDDVLAVSNKLAKEIGDLYKSGQREKADELKQQTVVQKEKEKTLLGQLEKLEAELKDALVILPNAPSPMVPVGRTPEDNEVVKTWGTMPALQEGAKPHWELTTQYDLIDFETGAKITGAGFPVYRGKGARLQRALINFFLDEGLKAGYFEIQPPIFINEDSGFGTGQLPDKEGQMYHMQLDNLYAIPTAEVPITNLYRDVIVREDELPIKNMGYTPCFRREAGSYGKDVRGLNRLHQFDKVEIVQVTTPEKSYETLEQMSEYVQSLLQKLELHYRVLRLCGGDMSFASALTYDMEVYSAAQQRWLEVSSVSNFETFQANRLKLRYKNSEGKNIIAHTLNGSALALPRIVAALLENNQTPDGIVLPKVLHPYTGFEIIK, via the coding sequence ATGTTACAGCTTAGCTATTTACGAGAGAACACAAACGAAGCCATAGAAAGGCTTAGTAAGAAAATTGCCAACGCAAAAGAAGGCGTAGAGGCTGTTTTGTTGGTTGACGACAAACGCCGCGCAGCACAAAAAGAGCTTGACGATGTTTTGGCAGTCTCCAACAAATTGGCTAAGGAAATTGGCGACTTGTACAAAAGCGGTCAGCGTGAAAAGGCCGACGAGCTAAAACAACAAACCGTCGTGCAAAAGGAGAAAGAAAAAACCCTTTTGGGGCAGCTTGAGAAACTGGAAGCCGAGTTGAAAGATGCTTTGGTGATATTGCCCAACGCCCCCAGTCCGATGGTGCCTGTGGGTCGCACGCCCGAAGATAACGAGGTAGTAAAAACATGGGGAACGATGCCCGCTTTGCAAGAAGGAGCTAAACCCCACTGGGAACTTACCACCCAATACGATTTGATTGATTTTGAAACCGGTGCTAAAATTACCGGAGCAGGTTTCCCTGTATACCGCGGCAAAGGAGCAAGGTTGCAACGCGCCCTTATTAACTTCTTTTTAGACGAAGGGTTAAAAGCCGGATATTTCGAAATTCAACCACCGATTTTTATTAACGAAGACAGCGGTTTCGGTACCGGTCAGCTACCCGATAAAGAAGGACAGATGTACCATATGCAGTTGGATAACTTGTACGCTATCCCAACGGCAGAGGTGCCCATTACCAACTTGTACCGCGATGTGATTGTGCGCGAGGATGAACTACCCATTAAAAACATGGGCTATACTCCTTGCTTCCGTCGCGAGGCAGGCAGTTATGGTAAAGACGTTCGCGGCTTGAACCGTTTGCACCAGTTTGACAAGGTGGAGATTGTGCAGGTAACCACTCCCGAAAAATCGTACGAAACGTTGGAGCAAATGAGCGAATACGTTCAAAGCCTGTTGCAAAAGCTTGAGCTGCACTACCGCGTATTGCGCTTGTGCGGTGGTGATATGAGCTTTGCCAGTGCCCTCACGTATGATATGGAGGTGTACAGCGCAGCCCAGCAACGTTGGTTAGAGGTGAGCTCGGTATCAAACTTTGAAACCTTCCAAGCCAACCGTTTGAAGTTGCGTTATAAAAACAGCGAGGGTAAAAATATCATCGCTCATACACTAAACGGCAGTGCGCTGGCGTTACCCCGTATTGTAGCTGCATTACTCGAAAACAACCAAACCCCTGACGGAATTGTGTTGCCCAAAGTATTGCACCCCTACACGGGCTTTGAAATCATAAAATAA
- a CDS encoding co-chaperone GroES has product MQITKDNKLRKLVLVGDKVLIKPKNFSDKTKSGLYLPQGVYEKDEVQTGTIVQIGPGYPIPNFEDDSESWKPQSKMKYLPLQAQDNDGAVFLRKGAYEVEYEGEKYLIVPHHAILMLIRDEEL; this is encoded by the coding sequence ATGCAAATCACTAAAGACAATAAACTTCGTAAACTGGTATTAGTAGGCGATAAGGTATTGATAAAGCCCAAAAACTTTAGCGATAAAACCAAAAGCGGTCTTTACCTGCCCCAAGGCGTGTATGAAAAAGACGAGGTGCAAACGGGTACCATTGTACAAATAGGCCCCGGATATCCCATTCCTAATTTTGAAGATGACAGCGAAAGCTGGAAACCCCAAAGCAAAATGAAATACTTGCCCCTGCAAGCACAAGACAACGATGGGGCAGTGTTTTTACGAAAAGGGGCGTATGAGGTAGAATACGAAGGCGAGAAGTATTTAATAGTTCCCCATCACGCAATTTTGATGCTGATTAGGGATGAGGAACTATAA
- a CDS encoding cystathionine gamma-synthase — protein sequence MKFGTKAIHAGQEPDPTTGAIMTPIFQTSTYVQESPGNHKGYAYARGKNPTRKALEDCIAALENAKYGLCFSSGMGAIDAVAKLMRPGDEVICADDLYGGTYRMFTKVFAHFGISFKFVDLTVADNLKQHISPATKLVWIETPTNPTCKIIDIASIAAITKQHNITLAVDNTFASPYLQNPLDLGADIVMHSVTKYLGGHSDVVMGALCMNSDSLYEQLAFIHNSCGATPGPMDSFLVLRGIKTLHLRMERHCSNGRTIAHYLRQHPRVGKVYWPGFEDSPGYEIARKQMRDFGGMISFTLKGDDKEEAFRVASSFEVFSLAESLGGVESLIGHPASMTHASIPKEEREKAGVSDGLLRLSVGVEDIEDLLADLEQALQVK from the coding sequence ATGAAATTCGGAACAAAAGCCATACACGCAGGACAAGAGCCCGACCCAACCACCGGAGCTATTATGACTCCTATTTTCCAAACCAGTACTTATGTGCAAGAAAGCCCCGGTAATCATAAAGGGTATGCTTATGCACGCGGCAAAAACCCAACCCGCAAGGCGTTGGAAGATTGTATTGCCGCTTTGGAAAATGCTAAATACGGCTTGTGCTTTAGCAGCGGTATGGGTGCTATTGATGCAGTAGCCAAACTAATGCGCCCCGGCGATGAGGTAATTTGTGCCGATGATTTGTACGGCGGTACTTACCGTATGTTTACAAAGGTGTTTGCCCACTTTGGCATCAGCTTTAAGTTTGTTGATTTAACAGTGGCAGATAATCTGAAACAACACATTAGCCCTGCTACCAAACTGGTTTGGATAGAAACTCCTACCAACCCCACTTGTAAGATTATTGATATTGCTTCCATAGCTGCTATTACCAAGCAACACAACATTACACTGGCAGTAGATAATACATTTGCGTCTCCCTACCTTCAAAACCCTTTGGATTTGGGTGCTGATATTGTAATGCATAGCGTTACCAAATATTTGGGCGGCCACAGCGATGTGGTAATGGGTGCTTTGTGCATGAACAGCGACAGCTTGTATGAGCAATTAGCCTTTATACACAATAGCTGCGGAGCTACTCCCGGCCCTATGGACAGTTTTTTGGTATTGCGCGGTATAAAAACCCTGCATTTGCGTATGGAGCGCCATTGCAGCAACGGCCGCACCATTGCACATTACTTGCGCCAACACCCACGTGTAGGCAAAGTATATTGGCCCGGTTTTGAAGACAGCCCCGGCTATGAAATTGCCCGCAAACAAATGCGCGATTTTGGCGGTATGATTAGCTTTACCCTTAAAGGCGATGATAAAGAAGAAGCCTTCCGCGTGGCTTCATCGTTTGAGGTATTTTCATTGGCTGAATCGTTGGGTGGTGTTGAATCATTAATCGGTCACCCTGCCAGCATGACGCACGCCAGCATTCCTAAAGAAGAACGCGAAAAAGCAGGCGTTAGCGACGGTCTTTTGCGCCTTAGCGTAGGAGTTGAAGATATTGAAGATTTGCTAGCCGACTTGGAACAAGCGTTGCAGGTTAAATAA